A stretch of DNA from Deltaproteobacteria bacterium CG11_big_fil_rev_8_21_14_0_20_42_23:
CTAAAGGAAAGATATAAATAAGACAAGCAAATAAAATGCTTCTGGAAACGAACTTATAAGAGGTGCTCATCTCTTTTTAATCTTTGTATCTCTCGATTTTCCATTAAATGGTGCTGAAATATTTCTTCGAGGTCTTCTTCTTTAACGTTTGAATACCAAGTTCCTGCTGGATACACCACCATGTTACAGCCCGATTTACAATAGCCAAGGCAGCCAGACTTGGTCACCCTTACCTCTTTTTGCGGAAATTGACTTCGTACCATTTCGCGCAACTTTTCAAAAAGGGTTTCAGCGCCCCTCCCGCTGCAGCAGGTTTTACCTGATTCAGCGGGTCGTGAGTGCGTGCAAACAAAAACATGATGCTTCGGTCTTGCCATAAAACGTGCTTTACTCTTCTTCCTCAATCGGCGTCAACGTAATTTCATCAATGAACGTATCAGCATTTGTGGTTTGGAAGATAAGCCTAAAGTCTTTTGTAAAGTTGGCTGGAACACGAAACTGCCTTGTGTATTCGTGCCAGTTTCCATCAGCACTTTGAAGCGTTTCATCTGCGCCTTCAAAGTCTGCGTTTGAACTTGCGATACCCAACAAGGTGCGAAGGCTGCCTTGATTTAACTTATACTGGAACGTGTAATCGTAGAGACGCCCTGCTTCAACGGGAATGGAAAGCTGCTGCATTCCACCGGTTCCTCCAGCGGTATTGATGTGCATGCTTTGCGCACCTCCAACAAACTCATCTTCACTTTTTATTTTTA
This window harbors:
- a CDS encoding ferredoxin gives rise to the protein MARPKHHVFVCTHSRPAESGKTCCSGRGAETLFEKLREMVRSQFPQKEVRVTKSGCLGYCKSGCNMVVYPAGTWYSNVKEEDLEEIFQHHLMENREIQRLKRDEHLL